The Salvia miltiorrhiza cultivar Shanhuang (shh) chromosome 1, IMPLAD_Smil_shh, whole genome shotgun sequence genome has a window encoding:
- the LOC131025949 gene encoding ACT domain-containing protein ACR8, translating into MEWPTYLDEYEKLLIRMSTPRVMIDNAGCSNATRVTIDSARKHGILLEAIQVLTDLNLSIKKAYICSDGRWFMDVFHVTDLNGNKLTDESVLGCIEESLETVHYGRSKSIDGLTALELTGTDRVGLLSEVFAVLSNLQCNVVDAKVWTHNGRIASLIYLKDDDSGCPVEDSEKLEKMEGMLRNVLRGDNDIRSAKTSVSLAVTHTERRLHQMMFADRDYDGNVCGDAPVVLVQNYLEKDYSVVSIHCKDRNKLLFDVVCTLTDMEYVVFHATVDTSGDRASLEFFIRHMDGTPISSEAEKQRVILCIAAAIKRRASQGVRLELCTVDRKGLLADVTRTFRENGLNVARAEISTTMGTARNVFYVTDAVGNAADEKIIDSVRQKIGVSSLKVKELPLIYHDKGEREEATTAMIWSIGSMVRRNLYNLGLIKSCS; encoded by the exons ATGGAGTGGCCGACGTATTTGGATGAATATGAAAAGCTTCTTATTCGAATGTCTACGCCGAG GGTCATGATCGACAATGCGGGATGCTCCAACGCGACACGCGTCACG ATCGATAGTGCTAGGAAGCACGGAATTCTTCTGGAAGCTATTCAGGTTTTGACGGATTTGAATCTGTCAATTAAGAAGGCTTACATTTGCTCCGACGGGCGGTGGTTCATGGACG TTTTTCACGTGACCGATTTGAACGGAAACAAATTAACTGATGAGAGCGTTTTGGGCTGCATTGAGGAG TCACTCGAGACGGTTCATTACGGTAGATCGAAAAGCATTGATGGCCTAACTGCCTTGGAGCTAACGGGCACGGATCGGGTGGGGCTGCTATCCGAGGTTTTCGCGGTGCTGTCGAATCTGCAGTGCAATGTGGTTGATGCCAAGGTGTGGACCCACAACGGCCGGATCGCGTCCTTGATCTACTTGAAGGACGATGACTCGGGGTGCCCGGTCGAGGATTCTGAGAAGCTGGAGAAGATGGAGGGGATGTTGAGGAATGTATTGAGAGGGGATAATGATATCCGGAGTGCTAAAACCTCGGTGTCTCTGGCCGTGACTCACACGGAGAGACGGCTTCACCAGATGATGTTCGCGGATAGGGACTACGATGGCAATGTTTGTGGCGATGCCCCTGTTGTGTTGGTGCAGAACTACTTGGAGAAGGATTATTCTGTTGTGAGTATCCACTGCAAGGATAGGAACAAGCTTCTGTTTGACGTGGTTTGCACGTTGACGGATATGGAGTACGTCGTTTTCCATGCCACCGTGGACACATCGGGCGACAGAGCATCCTTG GAATTCTTCATCAGACACATGGATGGGACCCCGATAAGCTCGGAGGCCGAAAAGCAGCGCGTGATCCTCTGCATTGCTGCTGCGATCAAAAGGAGAGCATCTCAG GGTGTTAGGCTCGAGCTCTGCACGGTCGATAGGAAGGGTCTCCTGGCCGACGTGACACGGACATTCCGTGAGAATGGGCTCAACGTGGCGAGGGCAGAGATCTCGACCACGATGGGGACGGCCCGCAACGTGTTCTATGTGACGGACGCGGTTGGCAATGCTGCCGACGAGAAGATCATCGACTCGGTCCGGCAGAAGATCGGGGTGAGTAGCTTGAAAGTTAAGGAGCTGCCGTTGATCTACCACGACAAGGGGGAGAGGGAGGAGGCGACGACGGCCATGATTTGGTCGATTGGGAGCATGGTGAGGAGGAATCTATACAACTTGGGATTGATCAAATCTTGttcttga